The following proteins come from a genomic window of Pichia kudriavzevii chromosome 1, complete sequence:
- a CDS encoding uncharacterized protein (PKUD0A06590; similar to Saccharomyces cerevisiae YPR041W (TIF5); ancestral locus Anc_7.459), whose translation MSLVNICRSNNDPFYRYKMPLIQAKTEGSGNGIKTNILNLSDVATALARPASYVMKYFGFELGAQTTIDEKNEKFLINGVHGVKELQDCLDGFIDKFVLCLQCKNPETVLEIVGKDNLQRDCKACGKITRVNPTYKLVSYILKNPPKKESKKSSKKANTASANVIGGGKSISDIANRQQRKNTDDDVSVGEAGSKEKVIVKDEDWSVDMSEDAIKARARELEKLNIGESRIKYQEFGNWLLSSDELPSDIEIYKKIISDKINNDRQTVEVLAQVLFDDDIADEIANHKGLLAKLLTSEKMEKSLLGGIERMIGVKHPELIPKVPKILMLLYDNDLVSEDVIRDWGSHVSKKYVDKETSRNIRKAARPFLKWLDEAEEDSEEEESDDE comes from the coding sequence ATGTCGTTAGTCAATATCTGCAGATCCAACAATGATCCGTTCTACCGTTACAAGATGCCTCTTATCCAGGCGAAAACTGAAGGTAGTGGTAACGGTATCAAGACCAACATTTTGAATCTCTCTGATGTTGCGACTGCCCTGGCTAGACCGGCCTCTTATGTTATGAAATACTTTGGTTTTGAACTAGGTGCCCAGACTaccattgatgaaaaaaacgaaaaattCCTAATTAATGGTGTCCATGGTGTGAAGGAATTACAAGACTGTCTTGATGgatttattgataaatttgtCCTTTGTTTACAATGTAAGAATCCGGAAACTGTTTTGGAGATTGTTGGCAAGGACAACCTACAAAGAGATTGTAAGGCATGTGGTAAAATCACCAGAGTCAATCCAACTTACAAGTTGGTCTCTTATATCCTAAAGAATCCTCCAAAGAAGGagtcaaagaaatcaagtaAAAAGGCAAACACTGCGAGTGCAAATGTtattggtggtggtaaATCTATCTCTGATATAGCCAACAGACAGCAACGTAAGAATACAGACGATGACGTGTCTGTTGGAGAAGCTGGGAGTAAGGAGAAAGTCATTGTCAAAGACGAAGATTGGTCTGTTGATATGAGCGAAGATGCAATCAAGGCTCGTGCAAGAGAGTTGGAGAAACTAAATATTGGTGAATCTAGAATCAAATATCAAGAATTCGGTAACTGGTTATTATCGTCTGATGAATTACCTTCTGATATAGAAATctacaaaaaaatcatatcCGACAAGATAAACAATGACAGACAAACTGTTGAAGTGTTAGCCCAAGTgttatttgatgatgacattGCAGATGAAATTGCCAATCATAAAGGTTTGTTAGCTAAGTTGCTGACTTCcgagaaaatggaaaagtCTTTACTTGGAGGTATAGAGAGAATGATTGGTGTCAAGCACCCTGAATTAATTCCAAAGGTGCCTAAGATTTTAATGCTATTATATGACAATGATTTGGTATCGGAAGATGTCATTAGAGATTGGGGGTCTCATGTATCCAAGAAATACGTTGACAAGGAAACTTCAAGAAATATCAGGAAGGCTGCTAGACCATTCCTAAAATGGCTAGatgaagcagaagaagattctGAGGAGGAGGAATCAGATGATGAGTAG
- a CDS encoding uncharacterized protein (PKUD0A06580; similar to Saccharomyces cerevisiae YNL125C (ESBP6); ancestral locus Anc_2.145) — MSGDLTSISSIETSQSNNLDVPPYNGENGNKHHTNNNIITRTSTIISNVIEDNKFAKTQVEPNPSFDPNDLRKVGTAATSLDNYPVDEESGDLSSSSSQKEETVVDSGRYNRYDIVNKPPDGGFWAWTSAFCVLAINTFSWGLNACFGVYLNYYISTDYFHNGKMEQYVMIGGMNLGLSFLACAFTNGLSRRVNYKILMSIGTALTFLSYWLASISKTVVQLVMFQGFLLSIGWALVAGSTFVILPTWFLKKRSIAQGIATAGGGLGGIIFSRPVDQIIKTYMDKPEYADDPNHALKLGIAWALRMQSFVCGFMLVLSIILIRTYRPIKNTSKDKKPLYIELTAFLFRFDLMRQIPLICLMLWNMVYSLSYSILLFSLSAYGSSIGLSYKQGSNVTTVQSVAQTVGRPLLGFLSDKIGRVNVTLISTILITIFSFVFWIFVTTYAQLIGFAFAVGILLGVNWVNFGPMTADVVGGGGADMNHAVSLQMFTGGFPLLIAELAGFKLRRFDMERPFLYCQILVGVAAGVSAAALLPFREWKVRRILIARKKNFESGLESKEKEGEFANMDHDEITSEINRLDGMLANDIKTYILRMIYPIAV; from the coding sequence ATGTCGGGCGATTTGACTAgtatttcatcaatagaGACATCACAGTCTAACAATTTGGATGTCCCACCATACAATGGTGAAAACGGGAATAAACATcataccaacaacaacataaTTACTCGTACTTCAACGATAATATCAaatgttattgaagataataaaTTTGCAAAGACACAGGTTGAACCCAACCCCTCATTCGATCCAAATGATTTGAGGAAAGTTGGTACGGCTGCAACCTCTTTGGATAATTATCCGGTTGATGAGGAGAGCGGTGACCTAAgctcttcttcatcacaGAAGGAAGAAACAGTTGTAGATAGTGGAAGATATAATCGCTATGACATTGTGAATAAACCACCAGATGGAGGATTTTGGGCGTGGACCTCAGCATTTTGTGTGTTAGCTATAAATACTTTCAGTTGGGGGTTAAATGCATGTTTTGGTGTTTACTTGAACTACTATATATCTACGGATTATTTCCATAACGGTAAAATGGAACAGTATGTAATGATTGGTGGAATGAATTTAGGTTTATCATTCCTTGCATGCGCTTTCACTAATGGCTTATCCCGCCGTGTTAACTATAAGATTTTAATGTCGATTGGTACTGCATTGACATTTCTCTCCTATTGGCTGGCGTCTATTTCTAAAACAGTTGTTCAATTAGTCATGTTTCAAGGTTTCTTATTGTCCATTGGATGGGCTTTAGTTGCTGGTTCAACATTTGTCATTCTACCAACATGgtttttaaagaaaagatcCATTGCTCAGGGTATCGCAACTGCAGGTGGTGGGTTAGGTGGTATTATTTTTAGTAGACCTGTTGATCAAATTATTAAGACTTATATGGATAAACCAGAATATGCAGATGACCCAAACCACGCATTGAAACTAGGAATTGCATGGGCCTTAAGAATGcaatcttttgtttgtgGCTTCATGCTAGTTTTATCCATCATTTTAATTCGAACCTACCGCCCAATTAAAAATACTTCAAAGGATAAAAAACCACTATATATCGAGTTAACTGCGTTTTTGTTCCGGTTTGATCTAATGAGACAGATTCCTTTGATTTGTCTCATGCTTTGGAACATGGTTTACTCGTTATCCTACAGTattttgctattttcattatcagCATATGGTTCAAGTATCGGGTTAAGCTACAAACAGGGATCGAATGTAACAACTGTCCAAAGTGTTGCACAGACAGTCGGAAGACCTTTGTTGGGATTCCTATCGGACAAAATAGGGAGGGTCAATGTCACACTTATTTCAACGATCTTGATTACAATATTTTCGTTTGTTTTCTGGATCTTTGTGACGACTTATGCGCAACTAATTGGGTTTGCATTTGCAGTTGGCATTTTGCTAGGGGTGAACTGGGTCAATTTTGGACCGATGACAGCAGATGTTGTTGGGGGAGGTGGTGCCGACATGAATCATGCGGTTTCTCTACAGATGTTTACAGGCGGTTTCCCTTTACTAATTGCCGAGTTGGCAGGGTTCAAGTTGAGAAGATTCGATATGGAGAGACCTTTCTTGTATTGCCAGATCCTTGTAGGGGTTGCAGCAGGTGTGAGTGCTGCTGCACTATTACCATTTAGAGAATGGAAGGTCAGAAGGATTTTGATTGCACGtaagaaaaattttgaaagtggGTTAGAATCCAAGGAAAAGGAGGGAGAATTTGCAAACATGGATCATGATGAGATAACTTCTGAAATCAACAGACTTGATGGTATGCTTGCAAATGATATAAAGACTTACATACTTAGAATGATATATCCTATCGCAGTTTAA